A single window of Botrytis cinerea B05.10 chromosome 3, complete sequence DNA harbors:
- the Bcsod1 gene encoding Bcsod1: MVKAVATVRGDSKISGTVTFEQSEENSPTTITWNITGNDANAERGMHVHQFGDNTNGCTSAGPHFNPHGQTHGAPTDEVRHVGDLGNFKTDAQGNATGSVQDSHIKLIGPLSVIGRTVVVHSGTDDLGKGENEESKKTGNAGTRPACGVIGIAA, encoded by the exons ACCGTCCGCGGTGACTCCAAGATCTCCGGCACCGTCACTTTCGAGCAATCCGAGGAGAACTCCCCAACCACCATCACATGGAACATCACCGGAAACGATGCCAATGCTGAGCGTGGCATGCACGTCCATCAATTCGGTGACAACACTAACGGCTGCACATCTGCCGGACCACATT TCAACCCACACGGCCAGACCCACGGTGCTCCCACCGATGAGGTTCGCCATGTAGGTGATCTTGGAAACTTCAAGACTGATGCCCAAGGAAATGCTACTGGCTCTGTTCAAGACAGTCACATTAAGTTGATCGGCCCATTGAGCGTCATTGGC CGTACCGTTGTTGTCCACTCCGGAACTGATGATCTCGGTAAGGGAGAGAACGAAGAGTCCAAGAAGACCGGTAACGCTGGAACCAGACCAGCTTGTG GTGTTATCGGTATTGCTGCATAA